The sequence TACTGGGGGGTGTAGGCCGTGCCGGAACCGAGGAACTTGGCGGCGGCGTCGTGCGCGTCGGACTGCGCCTGCGTCCGGGTCGCGCCGGCCAGCGCATCGGCGCGACTTTGCGCGGCCATCATGTGCTGGATCTGGAATTGCTGCTTCGCGACGAGCGCGAGCAGCTGATTGGTGGTCTGCTGGACCTGCAGAGCGCCCTGCGATCCCTGGCTGCGGGACACGAGGCTGTTGAGCGTCGCTTCGTCTGCCGCGATGTTCTCGACCACTTGGCTCTGGACGGTCATCGTCTGCTGATAGGCGGACATCGACGTCGCCAGCCGGGTACGGGCGTCGGCGACGTGCTGGTTGTTGGTCAGCGCGGAATTGAAGCTCGTCGGGTAGAGCGCCTGATACTGCTGATTGAGCAGGGTGACGTGGAACTGGATGTTCGACGCCTGCCCCATCAGCTGGTCGATCTTCTGGATGTCCTGCTGGAGC is a genomic window of Sphingomonas nostoxanthinifaciens containing:
- the trbJ gene encoding P-type conjugative transfer protein TrbJ — protein: MRTPIRRYIVASVAGLAIAGASIVSLSMSGTPAQAQLTVFDPANYSQSVLTAAHTLQQINNQITMLQNQAQSLINQAKNLSVVSFPELTMLQQDIQKIDQLMGQASNIQFHVTLLNQQYQALYPTSFNSALTNNQHVADARTRLATSMSAYQQTMTVQSQVVENIAADEATLNSLVSRSQGSQGALQVQQTTNQLLALVAKQQFQIQHMMAAQSRADALAGATRTQAQSDAHDAAAKFLGSGTAYTPQ